A genomic window from Glaciihabitans sp. INWT7 includes:
- a CDS encoding thioredoxin domain-containing protein, giving the protein MTYDGSSDKGLSKNERREAAREKARALREQQKKKDRRSRVILQGSLAVLVIAIVAVIGLVIVNSVRPPSPGPANMISDGIKIGQGFKAVPTAALQPDASPVPSKTNAANVIDLRVYIDYQCPYCGDFEATNAAQIKKWVSTGAATLEVHPVAILDQSSLGKKYSTRAANAAACVANYSPDQFFDFSALLFENQPKENTEGLTDDQIISLTKKAKVGKADSIANCISDQKFKSWTNAATARATTGPLAGTDVENLSSTPTVIINGKKYGGAIDNAADFATAVSKAAGDSFSEDSSATPSPSPSAADGN; this is encoded by the coding sequence ATGACCTACGACGGTTCGAGTGACAAAGGTCTCAGCAAGAACGAGCGGCGTGAGGCTGCGCGCGAGAAGGCCCGAGCGCTCCGCGAACAGCAGAAGAAGAAGGATCGCCGCAGTCGGGTGATTCTGCAAGGGAGTCTCGCCGTACTGGTGATCGCCATCGTCGCCGTCATCGGTCTCGTGATCGTCAACAGCGTGCGGCCACCTTCTCCCGGCCCCGCGAACATGATCAGCGACGGCATCAAGATCGGCCAGGGGTTCAAGGCCGTGCCGACCGCCGCCCTCCAGCCGGACGCCAGCCCCGTGCCATCCAAGACCAACGCCGCCAACGTGATCGACCTTCGGGTCTACATCGATTACCAGTGCCCGTATTGCGGTGATTTCGAAGCGACCAACGCGGCGCAGATCAAGAAGTGGGTCTCCACCGGGGCGGCCACTCTCGAGGTGCACCCGGTCGCCATCCTCGACCAGTCTTCGCTCGGCAAGAAATACTCCACGCGAGCCGCGAACGCGGCCGCTTGCGTGGCGAACTACTCGCCCGACCAGTTCTTCGACTTCAGCGCGCTGCTTTTCGAGAACCAGCCCAAGGAGAACACCGAGGGCCTCACGGATGACCAGATCATCTCGCTCACGAAGAAGGCGAAAGTAGGCAAGGCGGACTCGATCGCCAACTGCATCTCCGACCAGAAGTTCAAGTCGTGGACGAATGCCGCGACCGCCCGGGCCACAACCGGTCCGCTCGCCGGCACGGATGTGGAGAATCTCTCCTCCACTCCCACCGTGATCATCAACGGCAAGAAGTACGGCGGAGCCATCGACAACGCCGCGGACTTCGCGACCGCGGTATCCAAGGCCGCCGGGGACAGCTTCAGCGAAGACTCCTCGGCGACGCCGAGCCCGTCGCCGTCGGCCGCCGACGGCAACTAG